Proteins encoded together in one Panthera uncia isolate 11264 chromosome A2, Puncia_PCG_1.0, whole genome shotgun sequence window:
- the DALRD3 gene encoding DALR anticodon-binding domain-containing protein 3 isoform X2 → MATGRLGVGETLGALNTALGPGDPVWFKETRARHLRARDFLAPRPALQARFGDGQVPERVVRAVAGLQGPGVAPVLRCTSTPAGLALQLQRPAVFERVLGAVAAYVAPAAPAAPAAPGPRILLHCPALRSAPGALRLSQLRAVLVADHLARTLRAHGESVRLVPAVRDPHMPTFLQQLRVDWPAASERAATEALRNRALAELSPAQERGALPRGVLGTVCLKELVQERGRAAGYDPNLDKCLVTEDLLSVLAELQEAARCWPGDSPPSLAAAPDANADRCMVVHVVSCEEEFQQQKVDLLWRKLDDQAPLTQKHLVCGPVKVAGAPSTLTAPEYYELRHAQVCKASAVKHGRDLARDPAWTEVFSVLSVATIKFEMLSTAPHGQLLLALADSSISTKGTKSGTFVMYNCARLATLFEGYRHSMEQGLYPTFPPVSSLDFSVLQDEGEWLLLFNGILPFPDLLSQTAALACTAPGLHTTARTETMCKFLVQLSMDFSSYYNRIHILGAPRPHLFGQMFARLQLLRAVREVLHTGLATLGLPPLNHI, encoded by the exons ATGgcgacggggcgcctgggggtcGGAGAGACGCTAGGGGCCCTCAACACCGCCCTGGGGCCTGGCGACCCCGTGTGGTTCAAGGAGACGCGCGCCCGCCACCTGCGTGCCCGAGACTTTCTGGCGCCGCGGCCCGCATTACAAGCTCGCTTCGGGGACGGACAG GTGCCCGAGCGTGTGGTCCGTGCAGTCGCCGGCCTGCAGGGCCCCGGCGTGGCCCCGGTGCTGCGCTGCACGTCGACCCCCGCGGGTCTAGCGCTCCAGCTGCAGCGGCCCGCCGTCTTCGAGCGCGTGCTCGGCGCCGTGGCCGCCTATGTCGCGCCCGCCGCGCCCGCCGCGCCCGCCGCGCCGGGCCCGCGCATCCTCCTCCACTGCCCGGCGCTGCGCAGCGCCCCCGGCGCGCTCCGCCTGAGCCAGCTGCGCGCCGTGCTCGTGGCCGATCATTTGGCGCGAACTCTGCGCGCTCACGG GGAGAGTGTGCGCCTCGTCCCCGCCGTGCGAGACCCGCACATGCCGACCTTCCTGCAGCAACTGCGCGTGGACTGGCCCGCTGCTTCGGAGAGAGCCGCCACCGAAGCCCTGAGGAACCGCGCGCTTGCAGAGCTTAGCCCTGCCCAGGAGCGGGGAGCCCTGCCCCGCGGCGTCCTGGGCACAGTGTGCCTGAAGGAGCTGGTGCAAGAACGGGGACGCGCAGCTGGCTATGACCCCAACCTGGACAAGTGTCTGG TGACTGAGGATCTGCTCTCGGTGCTAGCCGAGCTGCAGGAGGCTGCGCGCTGCTGGCCAGGGGACAGCCCTCCATCCCTG GCTGCGGCCCCAGATGCTAACGCAGACCGCTGCATGGTTGTGCACGTGGTGAGCTGTGAGGAGGAGTTCCAGCAACAAAAGGTGGACCTGCTTTGGCGGAAGCTGGATGACCAGGCTCCGCTCACACAG AAGCACCTGGTCTGTGGCCCAGTGAAAGTGGCTGGTGCACCCAGCACCCTCACCGCCCCTGAGTACTACGA GCTCCGGCACGCCCAGGTGTGCAAGGCGTCGGCAGTGAAGCACGGCAGGGACCTGGCACGAG ACCCAGCCTGGACAGAGGTCTTCAGCGTTCTCTCCGTGGCGACCATCAAGTTTGAGATGCTCAGCACAGCCCCGCACGGTCAG CTTCTCCTGGCCCTGGCCGACAGCAGCATTTCCACAAAGGGCACCAAGAGCGGCACCTTCGTCATGTATAACTGTGCCCGTCTTGCCACACTGTTTGAAGGGTACAGGCACAGCATGGAACAAGGTCTGTACCCCACTTTTCCACCTGTGAGCAGTCTCGATTTCTCAGTGCTACAGGATGAG GGTGAGTGGCTCCTGCTCTTCAATGGCATCCTCCCCTTCCCAGACCTGCTGAGCCAGACAGCAGCCCTGGCATGCACAGCCCCAGGGCTGCACACGACCGCACGCACAGAGACG ATGTGCAAGTTCCTGGTACAGCTCAGCATGGATTTCAGCTCCTACTATAACCGCATACACATCCTAGGG GCACCTCGACCACACCTGTTTGGTCAAATGTTTGCCCGTCTCCAGCTTCTGCGGGCCGTGCGTGAAGTGCTTCACACCGGCCTAGCCACGCTGGGCCTCCCTCCGCTGAACCATATCTAA
- the DALRD3 gene encoding DALR anticodon-binding domain-containing protein 3 isoform X4: MATGRLGVGETLGALNTALGPGDPVWFKETRARHLRARDFLAPRPALQARFGDGQVPERVVRAVAGLQGPGVAPVLRCTSTPAGLALQLQRPAVFERVLGAVAAYVAPAAPAAPAAPGPRILLHCPALRSAPGALRLSQLRAVLVADHLARTLRAHGESVRLVPAVRDPHMPTFLQQLRVDWPAASERAATEALRNRALAELSPAQERGALPRGVLGTVCLKELVQERGRAAGYDPNLDKCLVTEDLLSVLAELQEAARCWPGDSPPSLAAAPDANADRCMVVHVVSCEEEFQQQKVDLLWRKLDDQAPLTQKHLVCGPVKVAGAPSTLTAPEYYELRHAQVCKASAVKHGRDLARDPAWTEVFSVLSVATIKFEMLSTAPHGQLLLALADSSISTKGTKSGTFVMYNCARLATLFEGYRHSMEQGLYPTFPPVSSLDFSVLQDEMCKFLVQLSMDFSSYYNRIHILGAPRPHLFGQMFARLQLLRAVREVLHTGLATLGLPPLNHI, translated from the exons ATGgcgacggggcgcctgggggtcGGAGAGACGCTAGGGGCCCTCAACACCGCCCTGGGGCCTGGCGACCCCGTGTGGTTCAAGGAGACGCGCGCCCGCCACCTGCGTGCCCGAGACTTTCTGGCGCCGCGGCCCGCATTACAAGCTCGCTTCGGGGACGGACAG GTGCCCGAGCGTGTGGTCCGTGCAGTCGCCGGCCTGCAGGGCCCCGGCGTGGCCCCGGTGCTGCGCTGCACGTCGACCCCCGCGGGTCTAGCGCTCCAGCTGCAGCGGCCCGCCGTCTTCGAGCGCGTGCTCGGCGCCGTGGCCGCCTATGTCGCGCCCGCCGCGCCCGCCGCGCCCGCCGCGCCGGGCCCGCGCATCCTCCTCCACTGCCCGGCGCTGCGCAGCGCCCCCGGCGCGCTCCGCCTGAGCCAGCTGCGCGCCGTGCTCGTGGCCGATCATTTGGCGCGAACTCTGCGCGCTCACGG GGAGAGTGTGCGCCTCGTCCCCGCCGTGCGAGACCCGCACATGCCGACCTTCCTGCAGCAACTGCGCGTGGACTGGCCCGCTGCTTCGGAGAGAGCCGCCACCGAAGCCCTGAGGAACCGCGCGCTTGCAGAGCTTAGCCCTGCCCAGGAGCGGGGAGCCCTGCCCCGCGGCGTCCTGGGCACAGTGTGCCTGAAGGAGCTGGTGCAAGAACGGGGACGCGCAGCTGGCTATGACCCCAACCTGGACAAGTGTCTGG TGACTGAGGATCTGCTCTCGGTGCTAGCCGAGCTGCAGGAGGCTGCGCGCTGCTGGCCAGGGGACAGCCCTCCATCCCTG GCTGCGGCCCCAGATGCTAACGCAGACCGCTGCATGGTTGTGCACGTGGTGAGCTGTGAGGAGGAGTTCCAGCAACAAAAGGTGGACCTGCTTTGGCGGAAGCTGGATGACCAGGCTCCGCTCACACAG AAGCACCTGGTCTGTGGCCCAGTGAAAGTGGCTGGTGCACCCAGCACCCTCACCGCCCCTGAGTACTACGA GCTCCGGCACGCCCAGGTGTGCAAGGCGTCGGCAGTGAAGCACGGCAGGGACCTGGCACGAG ACCCAGCCTGGACAGAGGTCTTCAGCGTTCTCTCCGTGGCGACCATCAAGTTTGAGATGCTCAGCACAGCCCCGCACGGTCAG CTTCTCCTGGCCCTGGCCGACAGCAGCATTTCCACAAAGGGCACCAAGAGCGGCACCTTCGTCATGTATAACTGTGCCCGTCTTGCCACACTGTTTGAAGGGTACAGGCACAGCATGGAACAAGGTCTGTACCCCACTTTTCCACCTGTGAGCAGTCTCGATTTCTCAGTGCTACAGGATGAG ATGTGCAAGTTCCTGGTACAGCTCAGCATGGATTTCAGCTCCTACTATAACCGCATACACATCCTAGGG GCACCTCGACCACACCTGTTTGGTCAAATGTTTGCCCGTCTCCAGCTTCTGCGGGCCGTGCGTGAAGTGCTTCACACCGGCCTAGCCACGCTGGGCCTCCCTCCGCTGAACCATATCTAA
- the DALRD3 gene encoding DALR anticodon-binding domain-containing protein 3 isoform X3: protein MATGRLGVGETLGALNTALGPGDPVWFKETRARHLRARDFLAPRPALQARFGDGQVPERVVRAVAGLQGPGVAPVLRCTSTPAGLALQLQRPAVFERVLGAVAAYVAPAAPAAPAAPGPRILLHCPALRSAPGALRLSQLRAVLVADHLARTLRAHGESVRLVPAVRDPHMPTFLQQLRVDWPAASERAATEALRNRALAELSPAQERGALPRGVLGTVCLKELVQERGRAAGYDPNLDKCLVTEDLLSVLAELQEAARCWPGDSPPSLAAAPDANADRCMVVHVVSCEEEFQQQKVDLLWRKLDDQAPLTQKHLVCGPVKVAGAPSTLTAPEYYELRHAQVCKASAVKHGRDLARDPAWTEVFSVLSVATIKFEMLSTAPHGQLLLALADSSISTKGTKSGTFVMYNCARLATLFEGYRHSMEQGLYPTFPPVSSLDFSVLQDEMCKFLVQLSMDFSSYYNRIHILGVSAQQNGVGGCGGAREAKDETSRPFLSNRHLDHTCLVKCLPVSSFCGPCVKCFTPA, encoded by the exons ATGgcgacggggcgcctgggggtcGGAGAGACGCTAGGGGCCCTCAACACCGCCCTGGGGCCTGGCGACCCCGTGTGGTTCAAGGAGACGCGCGCCCGCCACCTGCGTGCCCGAGACTTTCTGGCGCCGCGGCCCGCATTACAAGCTCGCTTCGGGGACGGACAG GTGCCCGAGCGTGTGGTCCGTGCAGTCGCCGGCCTGCAGGGCCCCGGCGTGGCCCCGGTGCTGCGCTGCACGTCGACCCCCGCGGGTCTAGCGCTCCAGCTGCAGCGGCCCGCCGTCTTCGAGCGCGTGCTCGGCGCCGTGGCCGCCTATGTCGCGCCCGCCGCGCCCGCCGCGCCCGCCGCGCCGGGCCCGCGCATCCTCCTCCACTGCCCGGCGCTGCGCAGCGCCCCCGGCGCGCTCCGCCTGAGCCAGCTGCGCGCCGTGCTCGTGGCCGATCATTTGGCGCGAACTCTGCGCGCTCACGG GGAGAGTGTGCGCCTCGTCCCCGCCGTGCGAGACCCGCACATGCCGACCTTCCTGCAGCAACTGCGCGTGGACTGGCCCGCTGCTTCGGAGAGAGCCGCCACCGAAGCCCTGAGGAACCGCGCGCTTGCAGAGCTTAGCCCTGCCCAGGAGCGGGGAGCCCTGCCCCGCGGCGTCCTGGGCACAGTGTGCCTGAAGGAGCTGGTGCAAGAACGGGGACGCGCAGCTGGCTATGACCCCAACCTGGACAAGTGTCTGG TGACTGAGGATCTGCTCTCGGTGCTAGCCGAGCTGCAGGAGGCTGCGCGCTGCTGGCCAGGGGACAGCCCTCCATCCCTG GCTGCGGCCCCAGATGCTAACGCAGACCGCTGCATGGTTGTGCACGTGGTGAGCTGTGAGGAGGAGTTCCAGCAACAAAAGGTGGACCTGCTTTGGCGGAAGCTGGATGACCAGGCTCCGCTCACACAG AAGCACCTGGTCTGTGGCCCAGTGAAAGTGGCTGGTGCACCCAGCACCCTCACCGCCCCTGAGTACTACGA GCTCCGGCACGCCCAGGTGTGCAAGGCGTCGGCAGTGAAGCACGGCAGGGACCTGGCACGAG ACCCAGCCTGGACAGAGGTCTTCAGCGTTCTCTCCGTGGCGACCATCAAGTTTGAGATGCTCAGCACAGCCCCGCACGGTCAG CTTCTCCTGGCCCTGGCCGACAGCAGCATTTCCACAAAGGGCACCAAGAGCGGCACCTTCGTCATGTATAACTGTGCCCGTCTTGCCACACTGTTTGAAGGGTACAGGCACAGCATGGAACAAGGTCTGTACCCCACTTTTCCACCTGTGAGCAGTCTCGATTTCTCAGTGCTACAGGATGAG ATGTGCAAGTTCCTGGTACAGCTCAGCATGGATTTCAGCTCCTACTATAACCGCATACACATCCTAGGGGTAAGTGCACAGCAAAACGGGGTGGGGGGTTGCGGGGGTGCAAGGGAAGCAAAGGACGAGACCAGCAGGCCCTTCCTCTCCAACAGGCACCTCGACCACACCTGTTTGGTCAAATGTTTGCCCGTCTCCAGCTTCTGCGGGCCGTGCGTGAAGTGCTTCACACCGGCCTAG
- the DALRD3 gene encoding DALR anticodon-binding domain-containing protein 3 isoform X1: MATGRLGVGETLGALNTALGPGDPVWFKETRARHLRARDFLAPRPALQARFGDGQVPERVVRAVAGLQGPGVAPVLRCTSTPAGLALQLQRPAVFERVLGAVAAYVAPAAPAAPAAPGPRILLHCPALRSAPGALRLSQLRAVLVADHLARTLRAHGESVRLVPAVRDPHMPTFLQQLRVDWPAASERAATEALRNRALAELSPAQERGALPRGVLGTVCLKELVQERGRAAGYDPNLDKCLVTEDLLSVLAELQEAARCWPGDSPPSLAAAPDANADRCMVVHVVSCEEEFQQQKVDLLWRKLDDQAPLTQKHLVCGPVKVAGAPSTLTAPEYYELRHAQVCKASAVKHGRDLARDPAWTEVFSVLSVATIKFEMLSTAPHGQLLLALADSSISTKGTKSGTFVMYNCARLATLFEGYRHSMEQGLYPTFPPVSSLDFSVLQDEGEWLLLFNGILPFPDLLSQTAALACTAPGLHTTARTETMCKFLVQLSMDFSSYYNRIHILGVSAQQNGVGGCGGAREAKDETSRPFLSNRHLDHTCLVKCLPVSSFCGPCVKCFTPA, encoded by the exons ATGgcgacggggcgcctgggggtcGGAGAGACGCTAGGGGCCCTCAACACCGCCCTGGGGCCTGGCGACCCCGTGTGGTTCAAGGAGACGCGCGCCCGCCACCTGCGTGCCCGAGACTTTCTGGCGCCGCGGCCCGCATTACAAGCTCGCTTCGGGGACGGACAG GTGCCCGAGCGTGTGGTCCGTGCAGTCGCCGGCCTGCAGGGCCCCGGCGTGGCCCCGGTGCTGCGCTGCACGTCGACCCCCGCGGGTCTAGCGCTCCAGCTGCAGCGGCCCGCCGTCTTCGAGCGCGTGCTCGGCGCCGTGGCCGCCTATGTCGCGCCCGCCGCGCCCGCCGCGCCCGCCGCGCCGGGCCCGCGCATCCTCCTCCACTGCCCGGCGCTGCGCAGCGCCCCCGGCGCGCTCCGCCTGAGCCAGCTGCGCGCCGTGCTCGTGGCCGATCATTTGGCGCGAACTCTGCGCGCTCACGG GGAGAGTGTGCGCCTCGTCCCCGCCGTGCGAGACCCGCACATGCCGACCTTCCTGCAGCAACTGCGCGTGGACTGGCCCGCTGCTTCGGAGAGAGCCGCCACCGAAGCCCTGAGGAACCGCGCGCTTGCAGAGCTTAGCCCTGCCCAGGAGCGGGGAGCCCTGCCCCGCGGCGTCCTGGGCACAGTGTGCCTGAAGGAGCTGGTGCAAGAACGGGGACGCGCAGCTGGCTATGACCCCAACCTGGACAAGTGTCTGG TGACTGAGGATCTGCTCTCGGTGCTAGCCGAGCTGCAGGAGGCTGCGCGCTGCTGGCCAGGGGACAGCCCTCCATCCCTG GCTGCGGCCCCAGATGCTAACGCAGACCGCTGCATGGTTGTGCACGTGGTGAGCTGTGAGGAGGAGTTCCAGCAACAAAAGGTGGACCTGCTTTGGCGGAAGCTGGATGACCAGGCTCCGCTCACACAG AAGCACCTGGTCTGTGGCCCAGTGAAAGTGGCTGGTGCACCCAGCACCCTCACCGCCCCTGAGTACTACGA GCTCCGGCACGCCCAGGTGTGCAAGGCGTCGGCAGTGAAGCACGGCAGGGACCTGGCACGAG ACCCAGCCTGGACAGAGGTCTTCAGCGTTCTCTCCGTGGCGACCATCAAGTTTGAGATGCTCAGCACAGCCCCGCACGGTCAG CTTCTCCTGGCCCTGGCCGACAGCAGCATTTCCACAAAGGGCACCAAGAGCGGCACCTTCGTCATGTATAACTGTGCCCGTCTTGCCACACTGTTTGAAGGGTACAGGCACAGCATGGAACAAGGTCTGTACCCCACTTTTCCACCTGTGAGCAGTCTCGATTTCTCAGTGCTACAGGATGAG GGTGAGTGGCTCCTGCTCTTCAATGGCATCCTCCCCTTCCCAGACCTGCTGAGCCAGACAGCAGCCCTGGCATGCACAGCCCCAGGGCTGCACACGACCGCACGCACAGAGACG ATGTGCAAGTTCCTGGTACAGCTCAGCATGGATTTCAGCTCCTACTATAACCGCATACACATCCTAGGGGTAAGTGCACAGCAAAACGGGGTGGGGGGTTGCGGGGGTGCAAGGGAAGCAAAGGACGAGACCAGCAGGCCCTTCCTCTCCAACAGGCACCTCGACCACACCTGTTTGGTCAAATGTTTGCCCGTCTCCAGCTTCTGCGGGCCGTGCGTGAAGTGCTTCACACCGGCCTAG
- the DALRD3 gene encoding DALR anticodon-binding domain-containing protein 3 isoform X5: MATGRLGVGETLGALNTALGPGDPVWFKETRARHLRARDFLAPRPALQARFGDGQVPERVVRAVAGLQGPGVAPVLRCTSTPAGLALQLQRPAVFERVLGAVAAYVAPAAPAAPAAPGPRILLHCPALRSAPGALRLSQLRAVLVADHLARTLRAHGESVRLVPAVRDPHMPTFLQQLRVDWPAASERAATEALRNRALAELSPAQERGALPRGVLGTVCLKELVQERGRAAGYDPNLDKCLVTEDLLSVLAELQEAARCWPGDSPPSLAAAPDANADRCMVVHVVSCEEEFQQQKVDLLWRKLDDQAPLTQAPARPGVQGVGSEARQGPGTRCVRPGTPSCALQEGRLVCFPACGDSPTTLPQTQPGQRSSAFSPWRPSSLRCSAQPRTVSFSWPWPTAAFPQRAPRAAPSSCITVPVLPHCLKGTGTAWNKVCTPLFHL; this comes from the exons ATGgcgacggggcgcctgggggtcGGAGAGACGCTAGGGGCCCTCAACACCGCCCTGGGGCCTGGCGACCCCGTGTGGTTCAAGGAGACGCGCGCCCGCCACCTGCGTGCCCGAGACTTTCTGGCGCCGCGGCCCGCATTACAAGCTCGCTTCGGGGACGGACAG GTGCCCGAGCGTGTGGTCCGTGCAGTCGCCGGCCTGCAGGGCCCCGGCGTGGCCCCGGTGCTGCGCTGCACGTCGACCCCCGCGGGTCTAGCGCTCCAGCTGCAGCGGCCCGCCGTCTTCGAGCGCGTGCTCGGCGCCGTGGCCGCCTATGTCGCGCCCGCCGCGCCCGCCGCGCCCGCCGCGCCGGGCCCGCGCATCCTCCTCCACTGCCCGGCGCTGCGCAGCGCCCCCGGCGCGCTCCGCCTGAGCCAGCTGCGCGCCGTGCTCGTGGCCGATCATTTGGCGCGAACTCTGCGCGCTCACGG GGAGAGTGTGCGCCTCGTCCCCGCCGTGCGAGACCCGCACATGCCGACCTTCCTGCAGCAACTGCGCGTGGACTGGCCCGCTGCTTCGGAGAGAGCCGCCACCGAAGCCCTGAGGAACCGCGCGCTTGCAGAGCTTAGCCCTGCCCAGGAGCGGGGAGCCCTGCCCCGCGGCGTCCTGGGCACAGTGTGCCTGAAGGAGCTGGTGCAAGAACGGGGACGCGCAGCTGGCTATGACCCCAACCTGGACAAGTGTCTGG TGACTGAGGATCTGCTCTCGGTGCTAGCCGAGCTGCAGGAGGCTGCGCGCTGCTGGCCAGGGGACAGCCCTCCATCCCTG GCTGCGGCCCCAGATGCTAACGCAGACCGCTGCATGGTTGTGCACGTGGTGAGCTGTGAGGAGGAGTTCCAGCAACAAAAGGTGGACCTGCTTTGGCGGAAGCTGGATGACCAGGCTCCGCTCACACAG GCTCCGGCACGCCCAGGTGTGCAAGGCGTCGGCAGTGAAGCACGGCAGGGACCTGGCACGAGGTGCGTGCGCCCGGGAACCCCTAGCTGTGCTCTGCAGGAGGGGCGGCTCGTCTGCTTCCCTGCCTGTGGAGACTCACCGACCACACTCCCCCAGACCCAGCCTGGACAGAGGTCTTCAGCGTTCTCTCCGTGGCGACCATCAAGTTTGAGATGCTCAGCACAGCCCCGCACGGTCAG CTTCTCCTGGCCCTGGCCGACAGCAGCATTTCCACAAAGGGCACCAAGAGCGGCACCTTCGTCATGTATAACTGTGCCCGTCTTGCCACACTGTTTGAAGGGTACAGGCACAGCATGGAACAAGGTCTGTACCCCACTTTTCCACCTGTGA
- the NDUFAF3 gene encoding NADH dehydrogenase [ubiquinone] 1 alpha subcomplex assembly factor 3 isoform X2: MVASFALRGLCRARAAFRCDLAELLWVPRRGHRLTPADDELYQRTRISLLQRESPQSMYIDSYSSLGFMVNGNRVLGPCALLPHSVVQWNVGTHQDITEESFSLFWLLEPRIEIIVVGTGDRTERLQPRVLQAMRQRGIAVEVQDTPNACATFNFLCHEGRVTGAALIPPPGGTVLTTLAQAAE; this comes from the exons ATGGTTGCCTCGTTCGCTCTTCGCGGCCTGTGCCGAGCTCGAGCCGCCTTTCGCTGTGACCTCGCAGAGCTGCTGTG GGTTCCAAGGCGAGGGCATCGGCTCACGCCGGCGGACGATGAGCTGTACCAGCGGACGCGCATCTCTCTGCTGCAACGCGAGTCCCCGCAATCCATGTATATCGACAGCTACAGCAGCCTCGGCTTCATGGTCAACGGAAATCGTGTGCTTGGGCCCTGCGCGTTGCTCCCGCACTCGGTCGTGCAGTGGAAC GTAGGAACTCACCAGGACATCACTGAAGAaagcttctctctcttctggttGCTGGAGCCGCGAATAG AGATCATTGTGGTGGGCACCGGAGACCGGACTGAACGACTGCAGCCCCGGGTGCTGCAAGCCATGAGGCAGCGGGGCATCGCGGTGGAAGTGCAGGACACG CCCAATGCCTGTGCCACTTTCAACTTCCTGTGTCATGAAGGCCGAGTGACAGGAGCTGCCCTTATTCCTCCACCTGGAGGGACTGTGCTCACAACTTTGGCACAAGCTGCAGAATGA
- the NDUFAF3 gene encoding NADH dehydrogenase [ubiquinone] 1 alpha subcomplex assembly factor 3 isoform X1 codes for MVASFALRGLCRARAAFRCDLAELLWVPRRGHRLTPADDELYQRTRISLLQRESPQSMYIDSYSSLGFMVNGNRVLGPCALLPHSVVQWNVSSEEVEVGTHQDITEESFSLFWLLEPRIEIIVVGTGDRTERLQPRVLQAMRQRGIAVEVQDTPNACATFNFLCHEGRVTGAALIPPPGGTVLTTLAQAAE; via the exons ATGGTTGCCTCGTTCGCTCTTCGCGGCCTGTGCCGAGCTCGAGCCGCCTTTCGCTGTGACCTCGCAGAGCTGCTGTG GGTTCCAAGGCGAGGGCATCGGCTCACGCCGGCGGACGATGAGCTGTACCAGCGGACGCGCATCTCTCTGCTGCAACGCGAGTCCCCGCAATCCATGTATATCGACAGCTACAGCAGCCTCGGCTTCATGGTCAACGGAAATCGTGTGCTTGGGCCCTGCGCGTTGCTCCCGCACTCGGTCGTGCAGTGGAACGTGAGCAGTGAGGAAGTAGAG GTAGGAACTCACCAGGACATCACTGAAGAaagcttctctctcttctggttGCTGGAGCCGCGAATAG AGATCATTGTGGTGGGCACCGGAGACCGGACTGAACGACTGCAGCCCCGGGTGCTGCAAGCCATGAGGCAGCGGGGCATCGCGGTGGAAGTGCAGGACACG CCCAATGCCTGTGCCACTTTCAACTTCCTGTGTCATGAAGGCCGAGTGACAGGAGCTGCCCTTATTCCTCCACCTGGAGGGACTGTGCTCACAACTTTGGCACAAGCTGCAGAATGA